From Actinoplanes oblitus, a single genomic window includes:
- a CDS encoding GntR family transcriptional regulator yields the protein MSAGPDFAPRYFRIEQELRARIAKARPHDPLPSEPELAREFGVSRMTARAAVTQLVNDGLAYRAPGRGTFVAVPTGPRRADNLIRLSEEIRKQGKVPSSRVVSAELRPASVIEATRLRQRAGDVVAIYRVRQADGDPFAFEHACYPGVLSALLDFDLSGSVHEALVALGRVPTRGTSTITAQPANEEDAKELGVPVGSALLVEERLILDQEGRPLELSESRYTGTKYRLDVAFGVEPHQ from the coding sequence ATGTCCGCCGGACCAGACTTCGCGCCGCGCTACTTCCGCATCGAGCAGGAACTCCGAGCGCGAATCGCCAAGGCGCGGCCGCACGATCCGCTGCCCTCCGAGCCGGAGCTGGCCCGCGAGTTCGGGGTGAGCAGGATGACCGCCCGGGCCGCGGTCACGCAGCTGGTGAACGACGGGTTGGCGTACCGGGCGCCGGGCCGCGGGACCTTCGTGGCGGTGCCCACCGGCCCGCGCCGCGCGGACAACCTGATCCGGCTCAGCGAGGAGATTCGCAAGCAGGGCAAGGTCCCGTCGTCCCGGGTGGTCAGCGCGGAGCTGCGCCCGGCCAGCGTGATCGAGGCCACCCGGCTGCGGCAGCGGGCCGGCGACGTGGTGGCGATCTACCGGGTTCGGCAGGCCGACGGCGACCCGTTCGCCTTCGAGCACGCGTGTTACCCCGGAGTGCTGAGCGCCCTGCTCGACTTCGACCTCTCCGGCTCGGTGCACGAGGCACTCGTCGCGCTCGGCCGGGTCCCGACCCGGGGCACCTCGACGATCACCGCACAGCCGGCGAACGAGGAGGACGCGAAGGAACTGGGCGTGCCGGTCGGCAGCGCGCTGCTGGTGGAGGAGCGGCTGATCCTGGACCAGGAGGGCCGCCCGCTGGAGCTGAGTGAATCCCGCTACACCGGCACGAAATACCGCCTGGACGTCGCCTTCGGCGTGGAGCCGCACCAGTAG
- the deoC gene encoding deoxyribose-phosphate aldolase, which yields MDFTVSQIARMIDHSILQPQFTVEDVRSGCAVAAKYQVASVCVRPSDVPLAVELLRGTEVRVGTVIGFPHGDTSTEVKVAETEQAVARGATEIDMVINIGWLRSGDVAAVETEIKEIVRVAGAAHVKVILETAYLTDEEKLAACWAAERAGAAFVKTSTGFAPTGATIDDLALMRSAVSSQVQVKASGGIRSLDTMLAMAAVGVTRFGTSATAEILEDLARRQVTAYARRG from the coding sequence ATGGACTTCACCGTCTCGCAGATCGCCCGCATGATCGACCACTCGATCCTCCAGCCGCAGTTCACCGTCGAGGACGTGCGGTCCGGCTGCGCCGTCGCGGCGAAGTACCAGGTCGCGTCGGTCTGCGTGCGCCCGTCCGACGTGCCGCTCGCTGTCGAACTGCTGCGCGGCACCGAGGTGCGCGTGGGCACGGTGATCGGCTTCCCGCACGGCGACACCAGCACCGAGGTGAAGGTGGCCGAGACCGAGCAGGCGGTGGCCCGCGGCGCCACCGAGATCGACATGGTGATCAACATCGGCTGGCTGCGCTCGGGTGACGTCGCGGCGGTGGAGACCGAGATCAAGGAGATCGTGCGGGTGGCCGGCGCGGCCCACGTCAAGGTCATCCTGGAGACGGCCTACCTGACCGACGAGGAGAAGCTGGCGGCGTGCTGGGCCGCGGAACGGGCCGGCGCGGCGTTCGTGAAGACCTCGACCGGGTTCGCCCCGACCGGTGCGACGATCGACGACCTGGCCCTGATGCGCTCGGCGGTGTCGTCGCAGGTGCAGGTCAAGGCGTCCGGCGGGATCCGCAGCCTGGACACCATGCTGGCGATGGCCGCCGTCGGGGTGACCCGGTTCGGCACGTCGGCGACCGCGGAGATCCTGGAGGACCTGGCCCGGCGACAGGTGACCGCCTACGCCCGCCGCGGCTGA
- a CDS encoding DoxX family protein — protein sequence MEIAYWILAGLLALFYLYAGGLKVMRSQDQLRPMMGWVDQIPMPLVRTIGVLEILGALGLILPPLTGIATALALAAAIGLVLIQVGGIITHVSRGETKVLGLNIALLAAAAITAWLATTWL from the coding sequence ATGGAGATCGCGTACTGGATTCTGGCCGGTTTGCTCGCGCTGTTCTACCTCTACGCCGGTGGGCTGAAAGTGATGCGCAGCCAGGATCAGCTGCGGCCGATGATGGGCTGGGTCGATCAGATCCCGATGCCGTTGGTGCGGACGATCGGCGTTCTGGAGATCCTGGGCGCGCTCGGGCTGATCCTGCCACCGCTGACCGGGATCGCGACGGCGCTGGCACTCGCCGCCGCGATCGGCCTGGTCCTCATCCAGGTCGGCGGGATCATCACGCACGTCTCCCGCGGCGAGACCAAGGTGCTCGGCCTCAACATCGCGCTGCTGGCCGCCGCGGCGATCACCGCCTGGCTCGCCACCACCTGGCTCTGA